The genome window AACTACGGGCGATCGTCACAGAGAATTTATGAGCGACAAGCAAGCGACACAGCGCCAACATAACATCAAGTGGAAACCAAACCTCGTGCTGGGGATACTCTTGTTAACCTTAGCAATCCCCTTACCCTTTGCCCAAAAAACTTTCGCACAGCAGCAGCAGACAGCCAGCTTTCGGCAGAAATTATTTCAAACTGCTCTTTATTTCACCCTATATTTTGAGGGTGGATTCAGCAATCACCCAGCCGATAAGGGCGGCAGAACTTATCGGGGCGTCTTGCAAACGGAATACAACGCCTACCGCTACAGTCGCGGGCTTCCGCCCCTCGACGTGACGCAGATGTCGGAAGCAGAGCTCCTAGAAATTTATCAATATTACTGGGATTCGAGCCTCTCCGGCACGATGCAGCCGGCTTTGGCGATCGTCATGTTTGACACCGCCGTTAATTTCGGTATTAATAACTCAATTACCTTTCTTCAGCAAGCATTAGGATTGCCGCAAACGGGAGTTTTTGACCCGCGCACCAAGGAAGCGCTGAAAGGGGCAAATAACAGAAATACCGCGCTGCAAATGATTAATGAACGAATTATTTACCGCTACAAAAGGGTGCAAGAAGATCCGACTCAGATGGCTTTTTTCCGGGGTTGGCTGAGTCGCGATTACAGTTTGTGGGGGTATGTGAACAAGATTAAGTAGTTGGGAATTGGGCATTGGGCATTGGGAATTGGGCATTAATATCAATTCCGGCAGCGCCGGAATTATATAGAGGACACGGCAGTTCCGTTTCCCTACCTCGATTAATTGTAGGGACGAGCGGCACTCGCCGTGTCCTGATTTCGGGTTATATTAATTCCGATGCAACCGCATTTGATATGATATGAGAATTGGGAATTGGGCATAATCGGGATGCCCGCTACAAAGAGATGCAAGATGTCAGATGCACTAAATTAGCCCGATGATTCGCTCGAACTGATAACCAGGAAAAACTCGATCGATCTTTTGCTCA of Oscillatoria nigro-viridis PCC 7112 contains these proteins:
- a CDS encoding glycoside hydrolase family 108 protein, with the translated sequence MSDKQATQRQHNIKWKPNLVLGILLLTLAIPLPFAQKTFAQQQQTASFRQKLFQTALYFTLYFEGGFSNHPADKGGRTYRGVLQTEYNAYRYSRGLPPLDVTQMSEAELLEIYQYYWDSSLSGTMQPALAIVMFDTAVNFGINNSITFLQQALGLPQTGVFDPRTKEALKGANNRNTALQMINERIIYRYKRVQEDPTQMAFFRGWLSRDYSLWGYVNKIK